The sequence AAGGCCACACCCTAGCACAAAAACCAGTATAACTAACCCTTGAACCACCGGTGATGGACAAAAGATTTTTTGCCCTTTCATATTGTAACCTCCAGTCTTTTGGTTCGATGCGTTTGTTTCCATGGATGAGAACATAATTGATAGCTGCGATTATAGCACCGTATCGCAACGCTGTCAAAAGGAAACAGGATACAACAACTTCTCTGAATGGATATTGATCCGCCTTTAAGAGGTCCTGTTAAAATAAGCCACAATTAGAACCCACGTCTCTTACCGACAACGTTCCGCAGCGGTTCCCCCTTCAGGTAGCGTTCCAAGTTTTCGCAGAAAAATTCGAAAGTTTTGCGCGGACGATGTTGCGAGGAACCGGCCCTGTGCGGTGTGATAATAAGATTAGGAGCATCCCAGAGTGGACTCTCCGGCGGGGGTGGTTCAATTTCTGTCACGTCTAAGCCAGCACCGGCAATTTCGCCATTCTTTAGTGCGTCAACGAGGGCATCTTCGTCAATAATACCGCCGCGAGTGACGTTGACTAGGTAGGCAGTCTGTTTCATAGCAGCGAGTTCTACGCTTCCAATCAGATGATAGGTCTCCGGGGTTTTGGGGCAAGCGAGGAGAACCGCGTCCGAACGCCTAAGTAACTCGTGCAGATTTTCCCGCGTTGCAGATTTTAGCTCAGCGACCTCGTCCGGCTTGTCCTGGCGTACCGGGTCTACAGCCAAGATTGTCATATCGTAACCGCGAGCCCGCTGCACCATCTCCATACCAAAGCCGCCCAAACCGATTATACCAAGCGTACTGCCTGTCAGTTCAACCGCTGGCATCTGCCACGCACGACGTCCATCACTCCCCATGACGTGTGGGATGCCTCGCGCAAGAGACAAAAGCAACGCCCAGGCGTGTTCGCCGCCTTGGCTTGCGTAGAGCCCTGCCATGTTGGTAACTGTCACATCATCTCTCTTGATGATTTCCGGAAACAGAAAGTTGTCCATGCCTGCGCTGTTGGATTGGATCCAGCGTAGGTTCGGAGCCACCGCACACACGGAGGGCAGAAAAAGCCCCAATATGACCTCCGTATCGGGGGCAAATTGGAGGGCTTCCTCTTCGTTGGTGGCGTGACAGACTTCGTGGTCGCCGTATTTGTGTGCAATCTGTTGGAAGGTTTCGATCTGCGCTACGTCGAAGGCAAAGTGGATCAGTATTCTCATGATTGTTTCCTAAAAAGACCAATCGCCATGGAAATAGGGACCGGTGGGAAAATTTGGTGGTAGTTTACGCCAACTATGTTACCATCTTAACATAGGTTATTCTTTAGAACAATAAAAAAAATGACGCAATATAAGTATTTATGTCATTCCCACCTTAAACCAGTGTAGACGGAGGAAAATATGATTATCGACTCACACCAGCACGCATACTATCACGGGCGCAATCCTGCTGGCGTCATTGCCGAAATGGATGAATTCGGAATCGACGTAACTTGGCTTCTAACTTGGTATCATCCACCGGCGGAGGATGCGCCGGGCAGCTGTCATGCTTTTAATCCCTGCAATGTCCGACCGGACGGGACGCATGCGGGTGCTACGTTGGAGGAACTACTAGGAGCGCGAGATACATATCCGGATCGTTTTATTGCCGGATATTGTCCCTGCCCCTCGGAGGGAGATGCCCCTGCGCTTTTCGAAGCCGCCTATCACATGCACGGGGTGCGGGTCTGTGGAGAGTGGAGCTACCGAATGTTATTGGATGACCCACGTGCATTGGAACTATTCCGCAGAGCCGGCGAACTCAAGTGCCCGGTAGTGCTACATATGGATGTTCCCTATCTGCCAAACGAGAACGGTGGGCAGGTTTACCAAACCTACTGGTATGGCGGTGGCGCGGCTCCGCTAGAACGCACTTTGCAAGCCTGCCCGGAAACGACTTTCATTGGTCATGCCCCCGGCTTCTGGCGATATATCAGTGGCGATGCCGACAGCGATCCAGCGACATATCCGCGTGGGCCGATTACACCTAGTGGTCAAGTACAACGACTTCTCGATATTTACCCTAACCTCTACGCAGACCTGTCGGCTGGATCCGGACTAGGCGCATTGCAGCGGGATATAGGCCACGCGCGCGAATTTCTCACCCATAATGCAGATCGCCTACTTTTTGGTCGCGATCAACATGGTCAGGCGCTCCAACTGTTTTTACAAGGGCTTGAACTGCCTGATGAGGTAGGGAAGAAAATTTTCTATGAAAATGCGTTGCGTTTGGTACCTCTCTAGGATCTTGATTGAAGGCACCAACGAAAATTTCAATCTGTGTTGACGCTGTTTACGCGTTCTGCTAAAATAGCGCACCGACAGTTTTTCACTTTAGATTCCAACTATAGGAGAATGTAATCATGGCAAAACACCCAATGGACAATATCGAGCCGGGTATCAAAGTAACAGCACAGATGTCCCCAGAACCAACTGAGGAGGATCTACAATTCACCCAGCAGATGGGGGTCGAATATGTAGTACTCTGGACAGATGGGGAACACGCCAATTACGACTATTTCATGAGTCGCCGCGAGATTTTCGAGAACGCCGGATTAAAGATTTACGGTTTCGGCAATAGTGATGTCCATAATCAGGATGCAATTGTGTTGAACCTACCCAACCGCGATACGAAGATCGAGCAGTACAAGCGCTATATCCGCGATCTTGGTCGCGCCGGAATTCCATATACCACCTATGCTCACATGGGAAATGGGATCTGGAGCACGGAGCGTGAAACAACCCGTGGTGGTGCCAGCGCAAGGGGATTTGACCTCGATAAAGCGGAAGAAGGACACTGGCGAGACAAAAGTTATCGGATGCCGCTCTCACACGGACGCGAATATTCGGAACAGGAAATTTGGGACAACTACACCCATTTCATCAAGGAAGCCGCTCCTGTCGCGGAAGAAGCCGGAGTGATGATAGGCATCCATCCTGATGACCCACCCGTGCCAAAGCTAGCAGGCATCCCACGCTGTATCTTCAGCAGCTTTGAAGGCTACAAACGAGCGCTCGAAATCGCCGACAGTCCCAACGTTGGAATGTGTCTCTGTGTTGGCTGCTGGCTAGAGGGGGGCGAGTTGATGGGTAAGGATGTCCTAGAGTCCATGCGCTTCTTTGGTGAATGGGGCAAGGTCTTCAAGGTGCATTTCCGAAATGTAGACCAACCGCTGCCACACTTTGTCGAGACCTTTGTGGACAATGGATATCAGGACATGTACCAAGTGATGAAAGTGATGCGCGAAGTGAACTTCAAGGGCGTTGCGATTCCAGACCACATCCCATCTATGGTGGGAGATCGAAGTGGGACAGCATATACCATCGCCTACATGAACGCACTCGTCAAACGCGCGAATGAGGAGGTTACTGCCGCGTAGTCACCGTTCTCGGCGAATGCATTGGACTGCGGCTTGCAGGCTCTTGGCGTTGGTATATTGGGAGATGATTTTCTTTAATTCCGTTAGCGTGGCGTTTTGTAAGGTTTGAACCTCCTGAATTAGCAGCGGCAAAGCCCGCACCACATTGTCCACAATAGTCACACCAGCCGCCTGGGCAGTCCGCGACATTGGGTTGAGGTCAACCGTTATCACTGTTTTACCCATTTTCTGCAGTGCTTCACAGCGATCGCCATCCTCAAGTGGAACGAACACGACATCGGCACGAGAGATACCTTCTGGATGGACGAACTTCCGATTTGAATCAATAAACGAAAGTTGTGCCTCCGTTGTAGGCATCAATACATGAACCGCCCCATGCTTCTCGAGATGCTCTCGTATCGCAACCTCCCGTTCTTTTGAGGTGTGGAAAATGTTCACCTCCAACGGGGCTTTGAGGACATTAGAGAAGGCCACCAATTCACCTGGCACCAGTGCCGCAACATTACCGTTAACGGAGATTACGGGATGTTCGGCGTCCAGCAGGATGGCTGCCCCGGCGCGGATTGCATCCATAGCGAAGGGATGTGTTTTTTCTCCGATGAGGTAGTCAAACGCTTCGCCACGCCCATGTGCCATCAATCCGTGGATGGAGGTCACTCCACTCTCTACGCCGGCGACTATTGTATCCCTCAGCTTCAACGATGCATACCGGGGATGACTTTCAGGAACATCGCTCATAATAGCCTGCCTTTTTCACCACTAGAGAGTTGTGTTTCGGTCGCGCCTTCAAAAGGGTGAGTGCTAAACACTGCATTACCCAACATAATCATAGACGCAATCCCGCCCGCATCCTCGATTTCACGGATGGTTTCTTGCACGCGCGTATCCTCTAATAATCCACTATTGAGGGAGAA comes from Candidatus Poribacteria bacterium and encodes:
- a CDS encoding D-2-hydroxyacid dehydrogenase — protein: MRILIHFAFDVAQIETFQQIAHKYGDHEVCHATNEEEALQFAPDTEVILGLFLPSVCAVAPNLRWIQSNSAGMDNFLFPEIIKRDDVTVTNMAGLYASQGGEHAWALLLSLARGIPHVMGSDGRRAWQMPAVELTGSTLGIIGLGGFGMEMVQRARGYDMTILAVDPVRQDKPDEVAELKSATRENLHELLRRSDAVLLACPKTPETYHLIGSVELAAMKQTAYLVNVTRGGIIDEDALVDALKNGEIAGAGLDVTEIEPPPPESPLWDAPNLIITPHRAGSSQHRPRKTFEFFCENLERYLKGEPLRNVVGKRRGF
- a CDS encoding amidohydrolase family protein, producing MIIDSHQHAYYHGRNPAGVIAEMDEFGIDVTWLLTWYHPPAEDAPGSCHAFNPCNVRPDGTHAGATLEELLGARDTYPDRFIAGYCPCPSEGDAPALFEAAYHMHGVRVCGEWSYRMLLDDPRALELFRRAGELKCPVVLHMDVPYLPNENGGQVYQTYWYGGGAAPLERTLQACPETTFIGHAPGFWRYISGDADSDPATYPRGPITPSGQVQRLLDIYPNLYADLSAGSGLGALQRDIGHAREFLTHNADRLLFGRDQHGQALQLFLQGLELPDEVGKKIFYENALRLVPL
- a CDS encoding mannonate dehydratase — encoded protein: MAKHPMDNIEPGIKVTAQMSPEPTEEDLQFTQQMGVEYVVLWTDGEHANYDYFMSRREIFENAGLKIYGFGNSDVHNQDAIVLNLPNRDTKIEQYKRYIRDLGRAGIPYTTYAHMGNGIWSTERETTRGGASARGFDLDKAEEGHWRDKSYRMPLSHGREYSEQEIWDNYTHFIKEAAPVAEEAGVMIGIHPDDPPVPKLAGIPRCIFSSFEGYKRALEIADSPNVGMCLCVGCWLEGGELMGKDVLESMRFFGEWGKVFKVHFRNVDQPLPHFVETFVDNGYQDMYQVMKVMREVNFKGVAIPDHIPSMVGDRSGTAYTIAYMNALVKRANEEVTAA
- a CDS encoding phosphopantothenate/pantothenate synthetase, with the protein product MSDVPESHPRYASLKLRDTIVAGVESGVTSIHGLMAHGRGEAFDYLIGEKTHPFAMDAIRAGAAILLDAEHPVISVNGNVAALVPGELVAFSNVLKAPLEVNIFHTSKEREVAIREHLEKHGAVHVLMPTTEAQLSFIDSNRKFVHPEGISRADVVFVPLEDGDRCEALQKMGKTVITVDLNPMSRTAQAAGVTIVDNVVRALPLLIQEVQTLQNATLTELKKIISQYTNAKSLQAAVQCIRRER